One region of Pieris rapae chromosome Z, ilPieRapa1.1, whole genome shotgun sequence genomic DNA includes:
- the LOC111001084 gene encoding histone acetyltransferase KAT7, with product MKKPEGSKSSTESSSGSSSGSSSSGSSSSSSESGSSSSDSESSTSDIQPKTEPKSPKQGPSSEPKKEKECKPIKAAAKTKNKSSSEVDKSKAPSPKPMPQRQRGGPKKKNAASVLAKKKPTAKCAGAKSGTAKATTRTIKSESLSKKKSIFSPENSSDSEPESKTKPKTGSKPPPKAKKTQKKQTEEKILTSPKPIEKPAEKPVEKPVEKPNEKPVEKPIEKPVEKQIEKSIEKPTSSAKDNEVSAKKKINKSNTPQKIAKKVPEKKNPPLCTSCQSAGDSGSSESEKEMEKKKDSAIAKPPKQDTQKPSTSREASETVGGTVPRKLTRSKTAWASRMAKLNPSDSDTESDAEGKTTGKSKEDKKPTKARVALVKSPVIPSQPTVPSERKCPVRGCDSTGHLGGVADRHFTYDACPVYHNVTGPWCVAAAEERSSAAAIGKKAKASMTHRPRAMPTIDQRAYQLKIKDLRSKWKGNDQRKKSNNEDYNEEREPVLDGFAPDYDLRLFRDAQALAAVKKEEGLDDIPTDKGTRYVVMGKYMMEVLYQSPYPGAAARVPRLFVCEFCLKHQACETGANRHRAKCVWRHPPGDEIYRKDSLSVWEVDGRKQKQYCQQLCLLAKFFLDHKTLYYDVEPFLFYVMTTADGEGCHIIGYFSKEKNSFLNYNVSCILTLPPYQRQGYGRLLIDFSYLLTKEEGKVGSPETPLSDLGLISYRSYWREVILHQLCIVEGPALSIRDMSKNLGIASSDIVSTLQERGLMKYWKGKHIVLSKEEVLKEAYLRAAGARSVDPSCLRWWGRPAPR from the exons ATGAAGAAACCTGAA GGAAGCAAGAGTAGCACGGAAAGCAGTTCTGGGTCCAGTTCTGGTTCCAGTAGTAGCGGTTCTAGCTCAAGCAGTTCAGAATCAGGTTCCAGCAGTTCAGATTCTGAATCATCAACATCGGATATTCAACCAAAAACCGAACCAAAATCACCAAAACAAGGTCCTTCCAGTGAACCAAAGAAGGAAAAAGAATGCAAACCAATAAAAGCAGCagctaaaactaaaaacaaatcCTCGAGTGAAGTAGACAAGTCCAAAGCACCCAGTCCCAAACCAATGCCACAAAGACAAAGAGGTGGcccaaaaaagaaaaatgctGCTAGCGTTTTAgctaaaaaaaaaccaacagCAAAATGTGCAGGGGCTAAATCTGGAACTGCAAAAGCTACAACCCGAACAATCAAAAGTGAAAGCTTGTCCAAGAAGAAGAGTATATTTTCTCCTGAAAATAGCTCAGATTCAGAACCAGAGAGCAAAACTAAACCTAAAACTGGATCTAAGCCACCACCAAAGGCCAAGAAgacacaaaaaaaacaaactgaaGAAAAAATTCTTACATCTCCAAAACCAATTGAAAAACCAGCTGAAAAACCAGTTGAAAAACCAGTTGAAAAACCAAATGAAAAACCAGTTGAAAAACCAATTGAAAAACCAGttgaaaaacaaattgaaaaatcaaTTGAAAAACCAACTTCAAGCGCTAAAGACAATGAAGTTAGtgctaagaaaaaaataaataaatcaaatacaccTCAAAAGATTGCCAAGAAAGTGCCAGAAAAGAAAAATCCACCATTGTGTACATCATGTCAATCAGCTGGAGATTCTGGGTCATCAGAAAGTGAGAAAGAGatggaaaagaaaaaagattcagCTATAGCGAAGCCTCCCAAG cAAGATACTCAAAAACCTAGCACAAGCCGCGAAGCAAGTGAAACAGTCGGGGGTACTGTGCCAAGGAAGTTAACGCGTTCGAAAACCGCTTGGGCCTCTCGAATGGCGAAACTCAATCCTTCAGATTCTGACACCGAATCTGATGCTGAAGGAAAAACCACCGGAAAGAG TAAAGAAGATAAAAAGCCAACCAAAGCCCGAGTGGCCCTGGTTAAGTCTCCAGTCATCCCGTCTCAACCAACAGTTCCCTCTGAGAGAAAGTGTCCAGTTAGGGGATGTGACTCTACTGGACATTTAG GTGGAGTGGCGGATAGACACTTTACCTACGACGCTTGCCCCGTCTACCATAACGTAACAGGCCCTTGGTGCGTAGCAGCGGCAGAAGAACGTAGTTCTGCAGCCGCTATTGGAAAAAAAGCTAAGGCGTCTATGACTCACCGACCACGAGCTATGCCCACAATTGATCAGCGTGCCTATCAGCTAAAAATCAAG GATTTGCGAAGCAAATGGAAAGGAAATGACCAGAGAAAAAAGTCGAATAATGAAGACTACAATGAAGAAAGGGAGCCCGTTCTCGATGGATTTGCGCCAGATTATGATCTGAGACTATTTCGGGATGCCCAAGCGCTAGCTGCTGTGAAAAAGGAAGAGGGATTGGACGATATACCAACGGATAAAGGGACTAG ATATGTGGTGATGGGCAAATATATGATGGAGGTCCTATACCAGTCTCCATATCCAGGGGCGGCGGCGAGGGTGCCGCGACTTTTCGTCTGCGAGTTTTGTTTGAAGCACCAAGCTTGCGAGACCGGCGCAAATCGACACAGAGCTAAGTGCGTCTGGCGTCACCCACCGGGAGATGAG ATTTACAGAAAAGATTCGCTCAGCGTATGGGAAGTGGATGGTCGCAAGCAAAAACAGTATTGCCAGCAACTCTGCCTGCTCGCAAAATTCTTTCTCGACCATAAAACACTGTACTATGATGTTGAACCCTTCCTCTTTTACGTGATGACTACGGCTGACGGCGAGGGTTGTCATATCATCGGATACTTCAGTAAG gaaaagAATTCTTTCCTGAACTACAACGTGTCGTGTATACTAACATTGCCCCCCTATCAAAGGCAAGGTTATGGCCGACTGCTCATTGATTTTA GCTACCTTCTAACGAAAGAAGAAGGCAAAGTTGGTTCACCGGAAACCCCTCTATCGGACCTGGGTCTCATCTCTTACCGGTCCTACTGGAGGGAGGTGATCCTCCACCAGCTGTGTATTGTCGAGGGACCTGCTCTTAGCATACGGGACATGAGCAAGAATTTGGGCATAGCGTCTTCGGATATTGTGTCCACTTTGCAAGAAAGAGGACTTATGAAGTATTGGAAAGGAAAACATATTGTCTTGTCGAAGGAG GAGGTACTCAAAGAAGCCTATCTGCGTGCGGCCGGTGCTCGATCCGTGGACCCCTCCTGCCTCCGATGGTGGGGCCGACCAGCGCCGCGCTGA